In Pseudomonas putida, a genomic segment contains:
- a CDS encoding TolC family outer membrane protein — protein MNRHCLVACLLGVALPASAMDLKQAWDLLQYQGPTYRAAVHEQQAGLENRAIGKAGLLPQINASAYSNKVNGSQRQNGISNDLDYDSTGANVRLRQPLFNKQKMAEYRQGQQRAEYSVAVFDAKSQDAAVRLADSYFNVLLASETITLAKAKLTAFEEQLASAKRRMELGAGTITDIDESAARRDLAEAELIEAQDNLVNARRALEEFIGETPASLTTLQAGFATPPLLPGNLQDWLIKAQADSPLIHARRSSFELAEEEVRRARAGHWPTLDFVAGYTAGESQSLSELNQRNHYSSIGLEINIPLYSGGGVSALTRQASANSAKAQDELDATREEVISGTTREYRGVQSGALRIRALEKAVASNERSLLSTRKGFKEGGTSTNSDVLNAEELLFVARHDLFEAKLRYLMSRLRLASSVGSLGDDDIDQINDYLGPELLVTN, from the coding sequence ATGAACCGTCATTGCCTCGTCGCGTGCCTGCTCGGCGTGGCGCTGCCCGCCAGCGCCATGGACCTCAAGCAGGCCTGGGACTTATTGCAGTATCAGGGCCCCACCTACCGCGCCGCCGTGCACGAACAGCAGGCCGGGCTGGAAAACCGTGCCATCGGCAAGGCTGGCCTGCTGCCGCAGATCAACGCCTCGGCGTACAGCAACAAGGTCAACGGCAGCCAGCGCCAGAACGGCATCAGCAACGATCTCGACTACGACTCGACCGGGGCCAACGTGCGCCTGCGCCAGCCGCTGTTCAACAAGCAGAAGATGGCCGAATACCGCCAGGGCCAGCAGCGCGCCGAGTACAGCGTCGCCGTGTTCGATGCCAAGAGCCAGGACGCCGCGGTGCGCCTGGCCGACAGCTACTTCAACGTGCTCCTTGCCAGCGAAACCATCACCCTGGCCAAGGCCAAGCTCACCGCCTTCGAAGAGCAGCTCGCCTCGGCGAAACGACGCATGGAACTCGGCGCCGGCACCATCACCGACATCGACGAGTCCGCTGCCCGGCGTGACCTGGCCGAAGCGGAGCTGATCGAGGCACAGGACAACCTGGTCAATGCCCGGCGTGCACTCGAGGAATTCATCGGCGAAACGCCGGCATCGCTGACCACCCTGCAAGCCGGCTTCGCCACCCCGCCGCTGCTGCCAGGCAACCTTCAGGACTGGCTGATCAAGGCGCAGGCCGACAGCCCGCTGATCCATGCGCGGCGCTCCAGTTTCGAACTGGCCGAGGAAGAAGTCAGGCGCGCCCGGGCCGGGCACTGGCCAACGCTGGATTTCGTCGCCGGCTACACCGCGGGCGAAAGCCAGTCGCTGTCCGAGCTCAATCAGCGCAATCACTACAGCTCGATCGGCCTGGAAATCAACATCCCGCTCTACAGCGGTGGTGGCGTCAGCGCCCTGACCCGCCAGGCCAGTGCCAACAGCGCCAAGGCCCAGGACGAACTCGATGCCACGCGCGAGGAAGTCATCTCTGGCACCACCCGGGAATACCGCGGCGTGCAGAGCGGCGCCCTGCGCATTCGCGCCCTGGAAAAGGCCGTGGCATCGAACGAGCGCTCGTTGCTTTCGACCCGCAAGGGTTTCAAGGAAGGCGGCACCAGCACCAACTCCGATGTGCTCAATGCCGAGGAACTGTTGTTCGTCGCCCGTCACGACCTGTTTGAGGCCAAACTGCGCTACCTGATGTCGCGCCTGCGCCTGGCTTCGTCGGTCGGCAGCCTCGGTGACGACGACATCGACCAGATCAACGATTACCTAGGCCCGGAACTGCTGGTAACCAACTGA
- a CDS encoding type I secretion system permease/ATPase, whose product MHKQSHSRSELADALLRLRRTFYALAGFSGVINVMMLTPSIYMMQVYDRALVSRNVTTLTMLTFLVVGLFLLMSALEMIRTRVLIRVGNCLDMGLNRRIFSAAFERNLSRAGGNPGQALQDLAQVRQFLTGNGLFAFFDAPWTPIYLLVAYLIHPLLGLVTLTGSAILAALAYLTEKATQKPLAQANQAALASASYANNNLRNAEVIEAMGMLPAISQRWYKSHLQILQMQTLASDRAAVISSVGRFVRVTLQSLILGTGALLAIEGKITPGMMIACSILTGRALGPVEQVIAAWKPLLGCRLAWGRLSELLGDYPNRPPSMSLQRPLGMLAVENVYAGAPGSNTTILRGVSFNLSPGESLGIIGPSASGKSTLARLLVGVWPCQAGKVRLDGADIFTWNKGELGPWLGYLPQDVELFEGSIADNIARFGEVDSDAVIRAAKACAVHEMILRFPQGYDTRLGSDGSPLSGGQKQRIALARALYGEPSLIVLDEPNANLDDIGEKALVDALAEAKARGASVILVSHRPNVLCAVDNVLMLRDGGVQMLGTREEVFAALRKASVMPAGASTPLASVKVRE is encoded by the coding sequence ATGCACAAGCAATCGCATAGCCGTTCCGAGCTCGCCGACGCACTTTTGCGCCTCAGACGCACCTTCTACGCCCTTGCCGGGTTCAGCGGCGTGATCAACGTCATGATGTTGACGCCCTCGATCTACATGATGCAGGTCTACGACCGCGCCCTGGTCAGCCGCAACGTCACCACCCTGACCATGCTGACGTTCCTGGTGGTCGGTCTGTTCCTGCTGATGAGCGCCCTGGAGATGATCCGCACCCGGGTCCTGATCCGCGTCGGCAACTGCCTCGACATGGGCCTGAACCGCCGCATTTTCAGCGCCGCCTTCGAGCGCAACCTGAGCCGCGCCGGAGGCAATCCAGGGCAAGCCTTGCAAGACTTGGCCCAAGTGCGCCAGTTTCTTACCGGCAATGGCCTGTTCGCTTTCTTCGATGCGCCGTGGACGCCGATCTACCTGCTGGTGGCGTACCTGATCCACCCCCTGCTCGGCCTGGTCACGCTGACCGGCTCGGCGATTCTGGCGGCCCTCGCCTACCTCACCGAAAAGGCCACGCAAAAGCCCTTGGCCCAGGCCAACCAGGCCGCCCTAGCGTCGGCCAGCTACGCCAACAACAACCTGCGCAACGCCGAGGTGATCGAGGCGATGGGGATGCTCCCGGCCATCAGCCAGCGTTGGTACAAGAGCCACCTGCAGATCCTGCAGATGCAGACCCTGGCCTCCGACCGCGCCGCGGTGATCAGCAGCGTCGGCCGCTTCGTGCGGGTGACCTTGCAGTCGCTGATTCTCGGCACCGGGGCACTGCTGGCGATCGAGGGCAAGATCACCCCAGGCATGATGATCGCCTGCTCGATCCTCACCGGCCGCGCCCTGGGCCCGGTCGAGCAGGTGATCGCGGCGTGGAAGCCGCTGCTCGGTTGCCGCCTTGCCTGGGGCCGGCTCAGCGAACTGCTCGGCGACTACCCGAACCGTCCGCCCAGCATGTCGCTGCAACGGCCGCTGGGCATGCTGGCGGTGGAAAACGTCTACGCCGGCGCCCCGGGCAGCAACACCACCATCCTGCGCGGGGTGAGTTTCAATCTGTCTCCCGGTGAAAGCCTCGGGATCATCGGGCCGTCGGCCTCTGGCAAGTCCACCCTCGCCCGCTTGCTGGTTGGCGTCTGGCCATGCCAAGCCGGCAAAGTGCGGCTCGATGGCGCCGATATCTTCACCTGGAACAAGGGCGAGCTGGGCCCTTGGCTGGGTTATCTGCCCCAGGACGTCGAGCTGTTCGAAGGCAGCATTGCCGACAACATCGCGCGGTTTGGCGAGGTCGACAGCGACGCCGTGATCCGCGCCGCCAAGGCATGCGCGGTACACGAGATGATCCTGCGCTTCCCCCAAGGCTACGACACCCGCCTGGGCAGCGATGGCAGCCCGCTCTCCGGAGGGCAGAAGCAACGCATCGCCCTGGCTCGCGCGCTGTATGGCGAGCCCAGCCTGATCGTGCTGGACGAACCCAACGCCAACCTCGACGACATCGGTGAAAAAGCCCTGGTCGATGCCCTGGCCGAGGCCAAGGCGCGAGGCGCCTCGGTGATCCTCGTCTCGCACCGACCGAATGTACTGTGCGCCGTGGACAACGTGTTGATGCTGCGCGATGGCGGCGTGCAGATGCTTGGCACCCGCGAGGAAGTGTTCGCGGCGCTGCGCAAGGCCAGCGTGATGCCCGCTGGCGCCTCGACACCGCTGGCTTCGGTGAAGGTACGGGAGTGA
- a CDS encoding Ig-like domain-containing protein: MKTPAVFHPNRHAFPLSAVTALLLGFGLISASASSLDDVGQPPPTDPSAYTDQPADPNPALLNLFNLPEANEGALELPNGAFGNRDTVRIDNVLQPAQQTSRNYPTNGKPSPLFGAQPFTQQLLLFEEFGLEKLDPNQPPQELTFPVPTLGQAPAQDPNVVARSSPNGTALEAFLKQPGLFPFPTQYSNTLDRNPWKAQIELFLNRNSVGSPAEGRPPGKGWSHQRWNEFYPQAAFKTAQAGARINQGLRDRRQLHNYATGEFAPGGLYYQTSDIPTTLGTTKGIDTRFHPNFPLQNHKSLWTFDGTFPPKLLMVRYGQPVLMRHYNALPIDPSANGGFGLHTISTHEHNGHSPAESDGFANAYFFPGQYYDYRWPVQLAGYDTINTRAQDPRAAFPCSPGETLYVNDATPGLKTCDNGSIKIRGDWRETMSTHWFHDHMMDFTAQNVYKGNAVMMNYYSAIDRGNEALQDGVNLRFPSGTGMPWGNRDYDVNLVIADKAWDENGQLWFNPFNTDGFLGDQILVNWQYQPKLKVRARSYRFRILNGSVSRYFKFAVVREIAGNGGEFKGPSGSNLSYARVPFHMIANDGNIMEHAVPFDGTLDLNGDGNLQDNNGILPLQGIAERYDIIINFAKNGIKAGDKLYFVNLQEHDTGKGPAETISLADVLSEKYKAVIKQTSKGPEWDDGDPVVGKFLQLLVQPYSGVDQAMDPTAYEPAKPGKAEGLKMIPLTLDRNSVADKEKIKAARHREFLFGRSDGTDTTPWTIKTDGGFGYSMDPRRITAAPQLASEATAGGFSGDGTLEVWKIKNGGNGWSHPVHVHFEEGVVLSRDGKAPPEWEKWARKDVYRIGPDADSSQEVEMAIRFREFAGTYMEHCHNTQHEDSSMLLRWDLEHPGQFQVMPTPLPGWDGVEYVASVGLPTFRTASSNNGEDNSNKPPVAVNDSAATNAGKPIVINVLANDTDPEGNLPLSVVGLAQPDSGQGTVSTDGLKVTYTPPQSVPTPFTASFTYSARDAKGAESASPATVSVAVSPAVVADQIQVSSAAVQVRSNNRYTWDISGTTSVAAGNSISVTAATTAGPLNLGQATLSALGTGARWRISVTTTGNGPATAATITVNSALGGSVTAPISVK, translated from the coding sequence ATGAAAACCCCTGCCGTGTTCCACCCAAACCGCCACGCGTTCCCACTCTCAGCCGTTACCGCACTGCTGCTTGGCTTTGGATTGATTTCCGCCAGCGCTTCTTCGCTCGATGATGTGGGCCAGCCGCCGCCGACGGACCCATCTGCCTATACCGACCAGCCAGCCGACCCGAATCCTGCGTTACTGAACCTGTTCAACCTGCCCGAGGCCAATGAGGGCGCGCTGGAGCTGCCAAACGGCGCGTTCGGCAACCGCGACACCGTGCGCATCGACAACGTGTTGCAACCTGCCCAGCAAACCTCGCGCAACTACCCCACCAACGGCAAGCCGAGCCCGCTGTTCGGCGCCCAGCCCTTCACCCAGCAGTTGCTGCTGTTCGAAGAATTCGGCCTGGAAAAACTCGACCCCAACCAGCCGCCTCAGGAACTCACCTTCCCCGTGCCGACCCTGGGCCAAGCCCCGGCGCAGGACCCCAACGTGGTGGCCCGCAGCAGCCCCAACGGCACCGCGCTGGAAGCCTTCCTCAAGCAACCGGGCCTGTTCCCGTTCCCGACCCAGTACTCCAACACGCTCGACCGCAACCCGTGGAAGGCGCAGATCGAGCTGTTCCTGAACCGCAACTCGGTCGGTTCGCCCGCCGAGGGCCGTCCACCAGGAAAGGGCTGGTCACACCAACGCTGGAACGAGTTCTATCCCCAGGCCGCGTTCAAGACCGCACAGGCCGGTGCACGTATCAACCAGGGGCTGCGTGACCGCAGGCAGTTGCACAACTACGCCACGGGCGAGTTCGCGCCGGGCGGCTTGTACTACCAGACCTCGGACATCCCGACCACGCTGGGCACGACCAAAGGCATCGACACCCGTTTCCACCCCAACTTCCCATTGCAGAACCACAAGTCGCTGTGGACATTCGACGGCACCTTCCCGCCCAAGCTGCTGATGGTGCGCTATGGCCAGCCGGTGCTGATGCGCCACTACAACGCGCTGCCGATCGACCCATCGGCCAACGGCGGGTTCGGCCTGCACACGATCTCGACCCACGAGCACAACGGCCACTCGCCGGCCGAGAGTGACGGCTTCGCCAATGCCTACTTCTTCCCAGGCCAGTACTACGACTACCGCTGGCCGGTGCAACTGGCAGGCTACGACACCATCAACACCCGTGCCCAGGATCCGCGTGCGGCGTTCCCCTGCTCGCCGGGCGAGACGCTGTACGTCAACGACGCCACGCCAGGCCTGAAGACCTGCGACAACGGCAGCATCAAGATCCGTGGCGACTGGCGCGAAACCATGAGCACCCACTGGTTCCACGACCACATGATGGATTTCACGGCGCAGAACGTCTACAAGGGCAACGCCGTGATGATGAACTACTACAGTGCCATCGACCGCGGCAACGAAGCCCTCCAGGATGGTGTCAACCTGCGCTTCCCGAGCGGCACGGGCATGCCCTGGGGCAACCGCGACTATGACGTCAATCTGGTGATCGCCGACAAGGCCTGGGACGAGAATGGCCAATTGTGGTTCAACCCGTTCAACACCGACGGCTTCCTCGGCGACCAGATCCTGGTCAACTGGCAGTACCAACCCAAGCTCAAGGTGCGGGCGCGCAGCTACCGCTTCCGGATCCTCAATGGCTCGGTGTCGCGCTATTTCAAATTCGCCGTGGTACGTGAAATCGCCGGCAACGGCGGCGAATTCAAGGGCCCGTCCGGCTCCAACCTGTCCTATGCGCGGGTACCGTTCCACATGATCGCCAACGACGGCAATATCATGGAACACGCAGTTCCGTTCGACGGCACCCTGGACCTCAACGGCGACGGCAACCTGCAGGACAACAACGGCATCCTGCCGCTGCAAGGCATCGCCGAGCGCTACGACATCATCATCAACTTCGCCAAGAACGGCATCAAGGCGGGCGACAAGCTGTACTTCGTCAACCTCCAGGAGCATGACACCGGCAAAGGGCCTGCCGAAACCATTTCACTCGCCGATGTGCTGTCGGAAAAATACAAGGCGGTGATCAAGCAAACCAGCAAAGGCCCTGAGTGGGACGACGGCGACCCGGTGGTCGGCAAGTTCCTGCAACTGCTGGTACAGCCTTATAGCGGCGTGGACCAGGCCATGGACCCGACCGCCTATGAACCGGCCAAGCCTGGCAAGGCCGAAGGCCTGAAGATGATCCCGCTGACCCTGGACCGCAACTCGGTCGCCGACAAGGAGAAGATCAAGGCTGCGCGCCACCGCGAGTTCCTGTTCGGCCGCTCCGATGGTACCGACACCACGCCGTGGACCATCAAGACCGACGGCGGCTTCGGCTACAGCATGGACCCACGGCGCATCACTGCGGCCCCGCAACTGGCCAGTGAAGCCACCGCTGGCGGTTTCAGCGGCGACGGCACCCTGGAAGTCTGGAAGATCAAGAACGGCGGCAACGGTTGGAGCCACCCGGTGCACGTGCACTTCGAGGAAGGCGTGGTCCTCAGCCGCGACGGCAAGGCACCGCCTGAGTGGGAAAAATGGGCACGCAAGGACGTCTACCGCATCGGCCCGGATGCCGACTCCTCGCAAGAGGTGGAAATGGCCATCCGCTTCCGCGAGTTCGCCGGGACCTACATGGAGCATTGCCATAACACCCAGCATGAAGACTCGTCGATGCTGCTGCGCTGGGACCTGGAGCATCCTGGCCAGTTCCAGGTGATGCCGACTCCGTTGCCGGGCTGGGATGGCGTGGAATACGTGGCCTCGGTGGGCCTGCCGACCTTCCGCACCGCCAGTTCCAACAATGGCGAAGACAACAGCAACAAACCGCCGGTAGCCGTCAACGACAGCGCCGCGACCAACGCCGGCAAGCCGATCGTGATCAACGTGCTGGCCAACGACACCGACCCAGAGGGCAACCTGCCCCTGAGCGTGGTGGGCCTGGCCCAACCGGACTCGGGCCAAGGCACGGTCAGTACCGACGGCCTGAAAGTGACCTACACACCACCGCAAAGCGTACCGACGCCATTCACCGCCAGCTTCACCTACTCGGCGCGCGACGCCAAAGGCGCTGAGTCGGCGAGCCCGGCCACGGTGAGTGTCGCAGTGTCGCCAGCGGTAGTGGCCGACCAGATCCAGGTCAGCAGCGCAGCAGTGCAGGTGCGCAGCAACAACCGCTACACCTGGGATATCTCCGGCACCACCTCGGTAGCTGCAGGCAACAGTATCAGCGTGACCGCCGCGACCACGGCCGGCCCGCTGAACCTCGGCCAAGCCACGCTCAGCGCCTTGGGCACCGGGGCGCGCTGGCGGATATCGGTGACCACCACCGGCAACGGCCCCGCCACCGCGGCTACGATCACCGTGAATTCGGCGCTCGGGGGCAGCGTGACGGCGCCGATCAGCGTCAAGTGA
- a CDS encoding HlyD family type I secretion periplasmic adaptor subunit codes for MNLNQPAPMLPDDSFGLIDLDVGKPARWGLWLMAAGFGGFLLWSWLAPLDAGVVATGTVKVTSNRKAVQHLSGGTVEAILVREGDAVNKDQPLVRLDALRAAAEQGAVSAQYIVGKTVENRLEAERDGRDQVVYDPALLERFAGDPRLIAAMDLQQRLLDTRRAGLAGEIGILEENLSASTVQLKGLQQVYGARASQIGFLNQELQGTRLLAAEGYVPRNRLLELERNNADLSAGQAENLNNIARARSQATEIKLRILQRQHDYLKEVESQLTDTARENTSLADRLRALDYEVTHTVIRSPIDGMVQGLSIATVGGVIQPGAKIMEIVPGSEPLQVDAMIPVQAIDKMEPGLAVDIAFPAFNHAHTPNIPGRVKTISADRLLDEESKQPFYLAQVEVTQAGMGLLGSNHIRPGMPATVTIKTGERNLLSYLLKPMLERVDSAFKEQ; via the coding sequence ATGAACCTCAACCAACCTGCTCCCATGCTCCCCGACGACAGCTTTGGTCTGATCGACCTCGATGTCGGCAAACCCGCCCGCTGGGGTCTGTGGCTGATGGCCGCCGGATTCGGCGGGTTTCTGCTGTGGTCCTGGCTGGCGCCGCTGGATGCCGGCGTGGTCGCCACCGGCACGGTCAAGGTCACCAGCAACCGCAAGGCGGTGCAGCACCTGAGCGGCGGCACCGTGGAGGCGATCCTCGTACGTGAAGGCGATGCGGTGAACAAGGACCAACCACTGGTCCGCCTCGATGCCTTGCGTGCTGCCGCCGAACAGGGTGCGGTCAGTGCCCAGTACATCGTCGGCAAGACCGTGGAGAACCGCCTCGAAGCCGAACGAGATGGACGTGACCAGGTGGTCTACGACCCGGCGCTGCTCGAACGTTTCGCTGGCGATCCCCGCCTGATCGCGGCCATGGACCTGCAACAGCGGCTGCTCGACACCCGTCGTGCGGGCCTTGCCGGTGAAATCGGCATCCTTGAAGAGAACCTCTCGGCTTCGACCGTGCAGCTCAAGGGCCTGCAGCAAGTCTACGGCGCGCGCGCTTCACAAATCGGCTTTCTCAACCAGGAGCTGCAAGGCACCCGGCTACTCGCCGCCGAAGGCTACGTGCCGCGCAACCGCCTGCTGGAGCTGGAACGCAACAACGCCGACCTGTCCGCCGGCCAGGCCGAGAACCTCAACAATATCGCCCGGGCGCGCAGCCAGGCCACCGAGATCAAGCTGCGGATCCTGCAGCGCCAGCACGACTACCTCAAGGAAGTCGAATCGCAGTTGACCGACACCGCCCGGGAAAACACCAGCCTCGCCGACCGCCTGCGCGCCCTGGACTACGAGGTGACCCACACGGTGATCCGCTCGCCCATCGACGGCATGGTCCAGGGCCTGAGCATCGCCACGGTCGGCGGTGTCATCCAGCCCGGCGCGAAGATCATGGAGATCGTCCCCGGCAGCGAGCCGCTTCAGGTCGACGCGATGATCCCAGTGCAGGCCATCGACAAGATGGAGCCGGGCCTGGCAGTGGACATCGCCTTCCCCGCCTTCAACCATGCGCATACGCCGAACATCCCTGGCCGGGTCAAGACCATCTCCGCCGACCGTCTGCTCGACGAAGAGAGCAAGCAGCCGTTCTACCTCGCCCAGGTCGAAGTGACCCAGGCCGGCATGGGCCTGCTTGGCAGCAACCACATCCGCCCCGGCATGCCGGCGACCGTCACCATCAAGACCGGCGAGCGCAACCTGCTGAGCTACCTGCTCAAGCCGATGCTCGAACGGGTCGACAGCGCCTTCAAGGAGCAATGA